The DNA sequence tctgtaaatcgcgagacgaatcaatatttatcaaataaaaacgaaaatgctacagtgtcaaaatccaaaaaactttttggatctaaacaatgccTCATTCTTATCAACACACCAATGTTAACGGCCAATCAGGCCTCCCAATGCAAAGGCTCCATCGATCATGTGAAGCGTGGCTGGACGCATGAGAAAGTCTCCACGGAATAATGGCTCCGACAGCAAAGGCAAATTTTCGTTTTGAGTGAAAATCGTAAACATGTATGTATGCGTCTGTTGCTTGTAGTGCATGGAGTGTTTGGTTTAGTAGTTAACCTCGTCGCTCATCTACCTTTGCCTGCTGCCAAATTTGAGTTGACAAAGCCGTCGTTCCCGAACCATGCAAGACAGCAGGATTAATTCGAAACATGTCAAGCTAATCCTAAATCATGCAtcgaacaaaaaaaataaaagagtgAGCTAGTTCGAAACAAGTACTTGGTTTATTACAGAAAATTAATGGTGAGAAACTTAAGCATGGCAACCCGGAATACGACAAGAATCGACACACAGTACATCATCAAGCCACAAAGGACAAAGTTTGTTGTGCGTCATCGTTACCAAGCGTATCACGATTGTGACTAGCAACTAGGACAgtgggtgttaaagtttaacatgtaGTAGTTTCAtcttatttagtaattagtaTCTAGTCGTGGATTAATTagtcttaaaaaatttgtctctcaaattactcttcagttgtgtttttagttttgtaaatagtttatatttagtactccatacatttgtccaaacattcgatgtaacAGGGCAAACCAAACGGGGCCTGTACTAAACATAACGGATAGAAATCAAGCAAGGCCACAAAACACTGCCGTCTACACATAGCTTATGACCACTAATTAGCTTATCAGTCGAATCAGTCAGtcattcaataatatttttctttcataatGAATCAgtcaacagtactttctgtcacggtttatcagccaaacgaacaagacgATAACAAGAGTAAAATACGGCATATGAATACATGATGGTTATTGCTAAGCTTCAGCGCACCCACAATGAGTAATTCAGATTTCACCACTACAAGCTAAAACCATAGTTAAGTGACAGCGGTACGTGTGCCATAAAGCAGGCAGCAATAGCTAGCTAAGCTCGCGTGGCACTAGGATATACACATAAAATTTAAAGTCAACACTTCGCTTGGCTGAGGGATGCATACAAGAGGACGGCGATGCTATACATACATGGTTGTTTCAAAGAAAATAGAGATAGAAGATAAGTTTTATATATTTGTTTAAACCAAATAGCTCACACTTATTTTATAGTCCATAACTTACATCAGCTTTTTCACAATCCACATCTCACAGTAGCTTTTTCAGAAGCTACAATCCAACTAAACACAGCCTTATattctttaattaattaattataagAGGGGGTGAAACGGTGAGTTAGCTGGTTGGAACTAATATTTGGCCCAAAATATGACCTAGTGTTTGGTACAAGGCCCAACACATAGCGAGGTAAGTTTTGTCCAAACTTCAGATCATCAATCAAAATCCATTAAATTAAGACAAACTTAAACCTAAGAAAAACTCGCATGACCCCAGCAAAAATAACGTAAATGGGGATGCAAGGAATTGAACTTCATACATTTATCATGCTTATATTAGCGCTCTCTACGAATTGAGTAAATTAAGACAAACTTAAATCTAAGAAAACTCAGATGACCCTACCCAAAAAATATGTAAATGGAGATGCAAGGAATTGAACCCCCAAAAAATGCAAATGGAGATGCGAGGAATTGAACCCCCAAAGATGTAAATGGAGATGCAAGGAGTTGAACCCCATACTTTTATCATGTTTAGATTAACGCCCTCTACCAATTGAGCTACAACaccattttatatttatttttgcattataatcagtttatgttgaattgtcaataaaaatataaaagatcaaTTTCCCAATTTCTGTTTTTGCACTATTAATTACTTTTTTCTTGAATGTCAAAAGATATTTGTTAAGAAGAGGAataaaatgcatatattattattttttatttattctgCGCTGTTGATGAATTGTTTTCTCTCGAACAATAGAGGAGATTTGATAAGAAGTGAAGGAATAAAACGCATATCATTTTGTTAAGAAAAGGAATAAAATACTTGGAGAGAGGCAACAAGGccactctctcacacacacacgcaAACTAGATTAAATAtagttttataatttatttttcaaTCAAATAACTGAAAAATAACTTTTTTTATTGGAGATGCGAGGAGTCAAAATCGAACCCGTCGTGCCTTTAtcatgcatcatgcatgcatagataaatgctctaacAAAATAAGCTATTTTTGCACTATAACTATACTTAATTGTCAATATAAATAGAAGAATATATACTTTTTCCGTGAACGTGCCACCCAAGTATTTCATTAAGGAGGTGGAATTGGACAAACGTctagaatatatattttattgcaCATGCAAGCAATCGAACCCATCAGCAAGGCAAATATTCTACTCAAAATCATAAGCACGTTGCTTGTAGTTTGTAGTGCACTTAATCAGGGGAATGTACGTTTGGTTTAGTAGTTAGTGTTAGTTAACCTGGTTTCTCATCTACTTTTGACCTACCATTGAGTTCACAAAGTAAGAAGGTGTAATGTTAACCAAGGCAATGGAACTCAAACCCGCCCATCTAGTCTTTCTACCGTTAGTAATTGACTTAATGCAGCGGCCTACAAGTActgtgtaattttttttatgggTACAAGTACTGTGTATTTAGTGTGTACTGAAATTAATTTGAGAGGTCAAATGTAGAGGTTTGTCAAAACTAGGGATTTAACAAGTAGATGTTGGCCCATGtttcattaaggccttgtttagttcaccccaaaaactcaaaatttttcaagattccccgtcacatcgaatcttgcggcacatgcatggagcattaaatataaatgaaaataaaaactaattacacagtttgcctgtaaaccgcgagatgaatcttttgagtctagttattctatgattggacaatgtttgtcaaataaaaacgaaagtgatacagtacCTCGAACCACaagtttttgcaaactaaacaaggcctaagagggGAAGCCCTAAACCTAAGTAGAGGCCAATATAGCCTAGTCTTACTCCGTGGCCCAACATAGCAATACGTCCTTAAGTTTAGTTTACTTTTGCACCATAAAAtttattgtttgtgtgttgattgaAATAGATAGAGCAGTTTTATATTAGAGAAGAACTAAATCCGCACCTTTATCATGTTTAGATTGCCAATTGACGAGTTACACACCCAACTTTTGTTTAGTTTTGTACTATAAATTATTTTCTAGTTTTATCTACTAATATGAtaaatagaatatttttttggaGATGTGAGCCCATACATTTATCATGTTTAGATTAACGCTCTAAACATTGAGCTATATTCCCAactttttttagttttgtactATAAATTATTTATAGTTTAGTCTATCAaaatggcaaaaaaaaaaatttgtgaTGCGAAAGAATCAACCCCAATATGATACTTTTTTGGAGATTTGAGGAAGTGAACCCAACTTTTGTTTACTTTCTAATATAAAATATTTCTGGTATCTATCATTATTATGATAAACGAATATGAAATGATTTTTTTAGAGATGTGAGGAATTGAACCCTGTACCTTTATTTATATCATATCATCATGTCATTCATGCTTAGATTAATGCTCTATTAATTGAGCTGCATCCCCAAatcttatatagttatatattatcaatattttatattttcattattGGTTAATAGGAAAAGAAATATAATTTATACGTATATGCAAGGAATCAAACCTGTAACTTATACCAAACTTTTGTCTTGTTTGTACAATTattattattgaattatttgATAATATTTCATGTCCTCTTTTTTTGCACAAGTCATGTATATCAATGAGTAATAACCAAACAAGAAATGTCCAAGTAATACAGATTACTAGGAAGATTATTGTAATGCATGATTACCTTTTTTTATCTAATCCATGTGATGTGCCGACAAGGTTCTTTCTTCTATCAATACCAAACGATCGGAATGCAATTCGACATCGGAAATCgagccgatggtactcctacctAAAGTCTACACCTCAATAGACAGCATGGCATGTCCACTCTGAAGAAAGTGATAACATGCATGGCAAACACTATcgtttttttctcgaatacatGAGAGAGCTATGTATTATTATATTAAGAAAAAGGGTAAGAACCCTTACAACATCCAAACCAACACTCTAGTACAGGAAAATATCACCTATTAAGAACATAGGGGGGGAAAACCTAATCTGCGCTTCCTTCAATTTTTCAGTCCATAGATGTGCTCAGGCCTTTTTCTCTATAGCTATGAGGACAGAAGTGGctagtttctaaaattttttaagattctccatcacatcgaatctttggacgtatacatggagtattaaatatagatgaaaacaaaaactaattgcacagtttgtgtaattgacgagacgaattttttgaaatTAGTTACTCATATATGGACAGAGTATTGCAGAATTAGCACCACAAGTCTTTGCAATAGTATCCAACAGAAGAGCCAGGAAAAGAACTGCTCAGGCCTAGTTTAGATTCAAAAAGtgtttggattttgatactgttgcgctttcatttgtatttgataattattgtccaaccctagactaactaggcttaaaatattcgtcttataaattatagacaaactatgcaattagttatttttaactaTTTTTAAtgatctatgcatgtgccgcaatattcaatgtgatagggaattttaaaaagttttcggattttggagtgaactaactGTGGGAGTCATAATATCTGACCTTTATGGGATTTACTCTCTGAAGTGGGCCTGCAGCGAGAGCTTGATGATACTCATATTTGGAGGTTCTCTAGTGATGGCAAATGCTCAACAAAGTTAGCTTACGAAAACCAGTTTCATGGAATGGTGATCTTTAGCTCATGGAAGAGGATCTGAAAGACTTGGGCGCCTGGCAAAAATGCCGATTCTTCATGTGGTTGGTAATCAAAGATAGGTGTTCGACAGCCGATCGCTTAGCAAGGAGGAACCTACCTCATCCTACAGGCTGCCCACACCGTGATCAAGCTCCTGAAAACATCAATCACCTTTTACTAGAGTGCATCTTTTGCCAGGGAGTTTTGGTGGGATCTTAGCTCCAGCAGTGTTCCTGATCTCATTCGAAAAGGGCTAAATTCTCTGATCGTCCTGGGTGCTTGGACGCTGTGGCCTGTGGAACCGGATGTGTGTTTGATGGGGCCTCTTCCAGTGTCGCTAGAGCTTTGCTGTCAGCTAGTGATGAAAGTTTTTCATGGGATCAGTGGGCGTTTTTTTCCCTTTCTAAGAGTTTGCCAAATCTTACTTGGCAAATCTTGTGATTTGGCAAATGTTTAAACCATATGACAAATGCAAAAAGACtgtatctccaatagtttgccatTTAGGTTTGGTAAAATTAAAAAACTAGACCCATTTCTAAACCACATCAACTAATTTTCATTGTCGTCTCATCTGGCCGCGCGCCGCGCGGACAATTCACAAGAACTGAAAAGAAATACTAGGTTGCTGcaataaacaaaacaaaaatactaggtTGCGGAAAAAGAAGACAAAATTTCACAATACTAGCTTCATGACTGCAAAAGAAAAGGACAAGCCTAGCTTCTATCCCTAGCTGGACACACAGCCCATGCCTAGCTTCTATCCCTAGCTCGACACACAGTCCATGCATGTCCTTTGAACAAATAAGGTGCTGATCTGATAGGACGGGATGGAGGCCAGCGCCACTTTTCATCTAGCTTCTatccctaggccttgtttagttcacctcgaaattcaaaaactttttaagatttcccgtcacatcaaatcttgtggcacatgtataaagcactaaatatagaagaaaacaaaaactaactgcatagtttatctataatttacgagaataatcttttgagcctagttaatttatgattggacaatatttattacaAACAAAcgagaaaatactacagtaccaaaatccgaaatctttttagaactaaacaaggccctagctggacagatgggatgggatgggatggaGGCCAGCGCCACTTTTCATCTGCTCACCACGGCATGCGTGTGTTGATCTGGACAGGTGAAGATTCCTGGCGCGCGCGGGAGATGAGCCGCGCGATGGCAAGCGTAGTTCTGCGCACAAATATGCGCGTATTCAGCCAGAAAATGCCAACTCCCCAAATTATGCCAAGCCAGTTACCAAACTATTGGACAATGATTTTTCATGTTTTACCAAAACAAACAAGGATAGCAAGTGCTTTTAGCAAACtctggagatgctcttaataaGTGGCACATGCTATGAGCCTAACACTGCAGACAAAAACATCGGTAATAGCACGTAGTGACTCGCAATGTTGGTAACAATCAACAAACACTACAGACAGATTTAATAAACAAAAAAAGTGTCATTCTCGTCCCTGAACAATTCTTGCATCAACTGCTCAGACATCATGATCAGTTCTTCGTCCTACAGTGGTACACGGTGTAAATTATtcccaaaaaaagaaaacatgCAGGATCAGTACAGAAACATGATAAAAGGTTATAGCGGTCACCAAAAAAATCACATTTTGccaagaaaaaaagaaacagaCGGACTACTATGCCCACTACACAAATAATTACACAATGattattaaaaaaattgcaCAATGGTAGTCTTTTCATAATTACATCATAATATACTTAACTTCTTTGGACAGTGGCTCTATTCATTGTCAGAATGTTCTAATGTTACATATAACGAGGCCTCCATATTCTATTCGATTCTGAAAGGTCACCATATCCTTTAGTAAGTCCGGATTAACTTTCTGTGAGGCATAGTCATCAGCAACATAACTTGACCTTGTCTCTTTCATCTCTCTACTACTGTTTCCCCTTCCGAAATTCCCAAGGTATTGCCGAACATCGCAGTTTTCAACCTTTTTTACTGGCTCATGGGTGAAAGAGAAACAAGAACTTCTGCTCCGTGGAGTGTCAAAGCCATCAGGATCATCACTGGAGATGCTCCTAATTTTCAAGCCAGCACCATTTGTGTGACTAAAGATAACACTGTCAGACACATCAGATCCAGTTGCGCTAATTGAGCACTGAGTTTGCTTGTCAGACTCCTGGGAGAAGGGGGGAAATCAAAAACGCATTCTAACAAGATGCCAAAGATAGTTCAAGGTGACAGTATCCTATAAATCTATACATCATACAGAAAGAACTAATACAGATAACCCTATAACATGAGAACAAGAGAAGGGTGACAACTATGAAGGATGATATTTTGATTTATGACAACCGATCGATGTATAACATAGTATATTAGTATATATGGTTTTCAGGATGATCCACAGCTCAGGTACTAGTTGTATATAAGCTAGGTAAGAAAAAAACATGTTTATATCCAAAATCAACTTAAGAGGTGTTTACATTTTCcccttttttccaaaaaaaggAGAAAATATATCGAATTTCTGAATATAATActgagattttgtggtgctcccCATGATCCAGCACACTTAATTTGCTGGAGATCATATCAAGAAATAAGGATGCACAACATTTCCCAAGAATACTTCTGAGTCTCGGTACAGGGTCATACTACTGTGCATAAACATCAATCAGGAGCATATTAGAAGGACCTCAATGAGCAGACTTGAACTACAACTCCAAACACACAGAAAAATCAATTCACTAACCTCATGATGGCCATGTTGATCAGCTAGAGTGTGGGATTCTTGAAAGATTGATCTccctttgtggaaaaatctaCTATTGCTCTTTGGTGGCACATTCACAACTGAATTTGGTTGAGGATCCTCAGGTGATGAGAAATCAGTGCTATCCATTGTTGAAATTGAAACACATTCCTCAAAATAATTCATTGCCTCTTCAGCTAAATGCCTTGACACTTTCAGTCTTTCTATGCTACTCTGTAATAATCCCAAAGCAGATATAACAGTTCAGCTCAAGATTGCATAttatcaacacaaatcaatctcTAGATGGATCATATAAATGTGTTCTATTGCTGTCTGGAATAGTAGATTCATTACCTTTCTTCTTGGCCGTTTTTTATGTGTCTCAGTAAAGTTTGGAACTGTTACTATGCCCTTCAGCATTCTGCTCAGTTCTTGTTCCCGCTGTTCTTCAACTGCCAGATCTGCCCTTAGCTTTCGAGCACGTTCATGTGACTGCAATCCAGCAGTAAAAGGTTATAATTGATGACAACATTTGACTAAAGGCATGACAGAGTTGGCGACAGTTATCAGACCTGTTTGAGTTTTAATGTATATTCTGTTATGTCAGGAGCCAGCTCAGAGGTGtcaggatcaaactcaagaGGAGCTTCCAATTCCCCCCGTTGCTGGTTTGCTCCATGGTGCCATATGTCTGAAACCAGCTCAGAAGCATCTGTATCAAACTCAAGAGAAATTTCCATTTGCTCCCAGTGCTGTTTTGCTGCAATGTTCCTGGACTTAGAGTCCAGCTCAGCAGCATCTGTGTCAAAATCAATAGGGATTTCCAGAACAtctttctttccatattctgtGACATAATCGCTTATGTCAGAGATAAACTCAGCAGAATCTGGATCGAACTCAGGAGGAATTTCCAGAACTGGATCCACTGGTACAGTTGAATGATTCTGCTGCCAAATGGTCTATGGTCAAAGAAGAATAGTAGCATCACTAACAACTTAGCATAAGGGAATAAAATATGAATTAAAGGTCCATACAGAATATATTAGAGAAAAacagaaaagttttttttttcccaaAGATCAAAAAACAGTAAAGTAGAATTCAAAGCAAAAGCTGGAAATAAAGGCTACCTGACATTCTGACAAAGAGAAAGCAGGACTAGCCAAATATTTCTAAAAACACATTTTCAACCTGACAATATTTTATATCTTATTGAAAGAGACCATGCTGTGAACTCAGACAAACAAGTGGGCAGCATGATGGCATATGCATTGCAATAACTGTAGAAAAGGAAAATTGCATATGCGCAACATAAATGTTCAGAAGTAATCCTTTTCTCGAGTTGATAGCTTCACCAAAAAAATTGCAACGAACAATAGCTTTAACACAAGCATTCACTAATTCTTACATGCTCGAGATGGCTAGGTGAAGAAACAACAGTGCTTGATTCTGAATGGATAGTTTCATCCATTTGCCGTCCCCTCTGTGTACAATAAACACTAGTAGTCACTCCCATATTCATGTTGCAAGTAAATCCCATGTCCCGTGGCATCCATCAGCTGAACAAAGCATCAAACTACAAGAACTATTTCACCTACCGCTCCGGTTGTTGACCCCTGGGATGAACAACTTGCATCAGTTCCCCTATGCTTGCCCTGTGAGGTGTGTAAATTTATGAGAATACAAGTTCATTTGAAGTGCATATAGTTATGCCACGCAGCATATACATAAACCAGAGTAGAGATACCTCTGGAACTGAATGCCGGCTCTTCCATGACTGCAATTTCCTTGCCACATCCCTGGTTTCTGCATCGGTCTGTCAAGTGTAGCAAGACAAAAACTTCAGATTAATTGGCATTCCCTGATGTCAGTCAGGAGACAGTGCAGATTGAGTGTGAGATTAGTCTGCATATCCACACGTTATACTGCTTTGACCATAAATAGAAAGGGGAAAACATGGAAAGTTTGCAAACCCAAGATTATATCGAAAAGAGGAGAGCTTTTCTTGAGACGCAATTTCCGGGTGAAACGTGAAGCAGAGAGTAGAGAGTGACCTCAGAGCCCCGGTAGGTGCGTGCGTCGTCGGCCACCGACCGCGCCCGCGACGCCCTCCTCCCGCCGACCTCGCCAGCAGAGTCCGCCACCGACGGCGCCGAAGCGGAGTGCCGCCACCGCTGCGTCGGCGCGACGGAGGCCGACCGCGCCCTCCCTCCACCGCCTCCGCCCCCACCGCCCTTGAGCCGCGGCTCACGCCCTCTCTCCCGGCCCGCCGCATCCCCGCGGGCGGAGCTAGCACCAGTACTACCAGCAGCAGGCGCTGCCGGTCCCGGGGGCGGAGGTGGCGAGGCGGACGGGGAGGCCGCGGAGTCGAAGAGCGGGTTGGTGCGCGTGTTGGCGTAGTAGTCCCCGTGGGCGGCGCCGGGCCGGGGCGCCGCGCTGACGGAGCGCGAGCGGGTGCGCCGCGGGCACGGGGGCGGGTCGGagcgggtggtggtggtggcggcggcggcgtcgtggagggcgcggcgcgtggTGGACTTGAACGCCGCCGACGCCATCCGCGCGCGCGCCGGTGGTTGACCGAGTTGGT is a window from the Sorghum bicolor cultivar BTx623 chromosome 5, Sorghum_bicolor_NCBIv3, whole genome shotgun sequence genome containing:
- the LOC110435372 gene encoding uncharacterized protein LOC110435372 isoform X2, translating into MASAAFKSTTRRALHDAAAATTTTRSDPPPCPRRTRSRSVSAAPRPGAAHGDYYANTRTNPLFDSAASPSASPPPPPGPAAPAAGSTGASSARGDAAGRERGREPRLKGGGGGGGGGRARSASVAPTQRWRHSASAPSVADSAGEVGGRRASRARSVADDARTYRGSETDAETRDVARKLQSWKSRHSVPEGKHRGTDASCSSQGSTTGARGRQMDETIHSESSTVVSSPSHLEHQNHSTVPVDPVLEIPPEFDPDSAEFISDISDYVTEYGKKDVLEIPIDFDTDAAELDSKSRNIAAKQHWEQMEISLEFDTDASELVSDIWHHGANQQRGELEAPLEFDPDTSELAPDITEYTLKLKQSHERARKLRADLAVEEQREQELSRMLKGIVTVPNFTETHKKRPRRKSSIERLKVSRHLAEEAMNYFEECVSISTMDSTDFSSPEDPQPNSVVNVPPKSNSRFFHKGRSIFQESHTLADQHGHHEESDKQTQCSISATGSDVSDSVIFSHTNGAGLKIRSISSDDPDGFDTPRSRSSCFSFTHEPVKKVENCDVRQYLGNFGRGNSSREMKETRSSYVADDYASQKVNPDLLKDMVTFQNRIEYGGLVICNIRTF
- the LOC110435372 gene encoding uncharacterized protein LOC110435372 isoform X3, which codes for MASAAFKSTTRRALHDAAAATTTTRSDPPPCPRRTRSRSVSAAPRPGAAHGDYYANTRTNPLFDSAASPSASPPPPPGPAAPAAGSTGASSARGDAAGRERGREPRLKGGGGGGGGGRARSASVAPTQRWRHSASAPSVADSAGEVGGRRASRARSVADDARTYRGSETDAETRDVARKLQSWKSRHSVPEGKHRGTDASCSSQGSTTGARGRQMDETIHSESSTVVSSPSHLEHNHSTVPVDPVLEIPPEFDPDSAEFISDISDYVTEYGKKDVLEIPIDFDTDAAELDSKSRNIAAKQHWEQMEISLEFDTDASELVSDIWHHGANQQRGELEAPLEFDPDTSELAPDITEYTLKLKQSHERARKLRADLAVEEQREQELSRMLKGIVTVPNFTETHKKRPRRKSSIERLKVSRHLAEEAMNYFEECVSISTMDSTDFSSPEDPQPNSVVNVPPKSNSRFFHKGRSIFQESHTLADQHGHHEESDKQTQCSISATGSDVSDSVIFSHTNGAGLKIRSISSDDPDGFDTPRSRSSCFSFTHEPVKKVENCDVRQYLGNFGRGNSSREMKETRSSYVADDYASQKVNPDLLKDMVTFQNRIEYGGLVICNIRTF
- the LOC110435372 gene encoding uncharacterized protein LOC110435372 isoform X1; its protein translation is MASAAFKSTTRRALHDAAAATTTTRSDPPPCPRRTRSRSVSAAPRPGAAHGDYYANTRTNPLFDSAASPSASPPPPPGPAAPAAGSTGASSARGDAAGRERGREPRLKGGGGGGGGGRARSASVAPTQRWRHSASAPSVADSAGEVGGRRASRARSVADDARTYRGSETDAETRDVARKLQSWKSRHSVPEGKHRGTDASCSSQGSTTGARGRQMDETIHSESSTVVSSPSHLEHTIWQQNHSTVPVDPVLEIPPEFDPDSAEFISDISDYVTEYGKKDVLEIPIDFDTDAAELDSKSRNIAAKQHWEQMEISLEFDTDASELVSDIWHHGANQQRGELEAPLEFDPDTSELAPDITEYTLKLKQSHERARKLRADLAVEEQREQELSRMLKGIVTVPNFTETHKKRPRRKSSIERLKVSRHLAEEAMNYFEECVSISTMDSTDFSSPEDPQPNSVVNVPPKSNSRFFHKGRSIFQESHTLADQHGHHEESDKQTQCSISATGSDVSDSVIFSHTNGAGLKIRSISSDDPDGFDTPRSRSSCFSFTHEPVKKVENCDVRQYLGNFGRGNSSREMKETRSSYVADDYASQKVNPDLLKDMVTFQNRIEYGGLVICNIRTF